A stretch of Bacteroidota bacterium DNA encodes these proteins:
- the rplQ gene encoding 50S ribosomal protein L17: protein MRHGNKVNHLGRKTAHRKALMKNMAIALLISPKKRIFTTVAKAKALRQYVEPLITRSKDNTTHSRRMAFSYLQNKEAVKELFGDIAAKVGDRPGGYTRILKIGNRVGDNAEMALIELVDFNEFATEKPKKKTSRRRKKTTTTPAAKPAADVVKAEVVETKIDKPAEPQVEEAGDETEETAE from the coding sequence ATGAGACACGGAAACAAGGTTAATCATTTGGGTAGGAAGACTGCCCACAGAAAGGCACTGATGAAGAACATGGCGATTGCCCTGCTCATCAGCCCTAAGAAGCGTATCTTCACAACTGTCGCCAAGGCCAAAGCGCTTCGTCAGTATGTCGAACCGCTGATCACCAGGTCTAAAGACAATACGACACATTCTCGCAGGATGGCTTTTAGCTACCTCCAGAATAAGGAAGCTGTCAAAGAGCTGTTTGGTGATATCGCTGCCAAAGTTGGCGATCGTCCAGGCGGATACACACGTATCCTCAAAATCGGCAATCGTGTGGGTGACAATGCCGAAATGGCTTTGATCGAATTGGTTGACTTCAACGAATTTGCCACCGAGAAGCCCAAAAAGAAAACCAGCCGCCGCCGCAAAAAGACCACCACAACGCCAGCAGCAAAGCCTGCGGCAGACGTGGTCAAGGCAGAGGTTGTTGAAACCAAGATTGATAAGCCAGCTGAGCCACAAGTGGAAGAAGCTGGTGATGAAACAGAAGAAACTGCCGAATAA
- a CDS encoding M4 family metallopeptidase, whose product MRKLGFWLMVCGLTIFGKSAQAQIFEGLAAEKFLSGCELVRYTDRTPLPNFFVMRPGMEIPAGEIPQLLQKVYRLGESGSLQLGSLSDDALGFVHQKLQQTQNGFEVEGGELTVHLRNGGLHSVSGDAFPVSGLANAPAISPSAALKAATDAVGATQYRWEDENENRFLRFETGDPMATWYPTGTLVYAPQDGLPRAENYRLAWKFDIYAIQPLYRAWVYVDAVTGEVIWEHNRIHTADVLGSAVTRYSGTQAMTADQVSGNSYRLRETGRGNGIQTFNLQTGTNYGTAVDFTDANNVWSNVNPQEDEVATDAHWGAEKTYDFFWTSFNRNSINGQGFMLKSYVHYDNNYNNAFWDGQRMTYGDGNGTTFTPLTAIDVTGHEITHGLTTFTADLVYQNESGALNESFSDIFGNCIEHYARPNDWSWRIGEDMTPNGNGIRSMQTPGTFGDPDTYNGTNWYSGTGDNGGVHTNSGVQNKWFYILTIGETGTNDIGSAYNVTGQGWTKSAAIAFRNLTVYLGSASEYLDARFYAIRSAIDLYGACTPEVIATTNAWYAVGVGPAFTNTVLANFTASPTTLCSAPSTVAFSNSSVNAGSFTWNFGDGGTSTLSAPTHTYNTLGTFNVSLIANAGTCGIDTLLRTAYIVLDTNLGCNIILSPTNTNSTQTACSGTLFDSGGPTANYGANTNSIITIAPAGASQVNLSFASFAMEANYDYLYVYDGPTIGSPLIGTYTGTNIPGNISSTGGAITLRQSTDPLVDDTGFEIQWSCVLPNAAPAANFSADNLTSCNGVVNFRDLSTNGPNAWLWNFGDGFTSNLQHPSHTYQANGTYTVTLTATNNIGANTITRTAYITVNRPAGPVSSGASRCGPGTVTLSATGSGTLKWYDQASGGTVLGTGTTFTTPSLTNSLVFYVEAETQAPVQAVGPLTPAAVGAGGYHNNTSIQYLAFTVSSNMTLVSFYVDPGAAGNRTISLWDGAGTLLRDTVINIGANPSRITLNWTMAPGQYRIGGTEMDLYRNNAGANFPYSIANFVSITGSSAGAAFYYYFYDWDVQGLPCLSERTPVPVTIEQEPVANFSVATNLFTSTFTDLSTGNPTAWAWTFGDGGTSVLQNPTHTYAANGTYNVTLVASNGTNCDGTTTDTVNIAVVGIDAGWDALWNGLSVSPNPFGNDFRVQMNLPIGGQLNIGLFDLQGKALTDLYSGEVNAGQFKLDINELQHKIAAGTYLVRFEFGDAVRCLRVVKMN is encoded by the coding sequence ATGAGAAAATTAGGATTCTGGTTGATGGTATGTGGGCTTACGATCTTCGGAAAGTCAGCTCAGGCGCAGATTTTTGAAGGTTTGGCTGCCGAAAAATTCTTGTCGGGTTGTGAATTGGTACGATACACTGACCGTACGCCCCTGCCAAATTTTTTCGTGATGCGTCCGGGAATGGAAATCCCGGCTGGAGAAATTCCGCAATTGCTCCAAAAGGTTTACCGGCTCGGGGAATCGGGAAGTTTGCAATTGGGCAGCCTGTCAGATGATGCCTTGGGTTTTGTCCACCAAAAGTTGCAGCAGACACAAAATGGCTTTGAAGTGGAAGGCGGAGAATTGACGGTCCACTTGCGCAACGGTGGCCTTCATTCGGTAAGTGGGGATGCTTTTCCTGTATCCGGACTTGCGAATGCACCAGCAATTTCGCCGAGCGCTGCGTTGAAGGCGGCTACGGACGCTGTCGGGGCTACGCAATACCGTTGGGAAGACGAAAATGAAAATCGATTCTTGCGCTTCGAAACCGGCGATCCGATGGCAACTTGGTATCCGACGGGAACTTTGGTCTATGCGCCTCAGGATGGTCTGCCACGTGCTGAGAATTATCGATTGGCTTGGAAATTTGACATTTACGCGATTCAGCCACTTTACCGTGCATGGGTATATGTCGACGCGGTCACGGGCGAGGTGATTTGGGAGCACAACCGCATCCATACTGCGGACGTGCTGGGTTCGGCGGTCACCCGCTACAGTGGCACCCAGGCGATGACGGCCGATCAGGTAAGTGGAAACTCTTATCGTCTTCGCGAAACGGGCAGAGGCAATGGCATTCAGACGTTTAATCTCCAAACAGGGACCAATTACGGAACGGCTGTTGATTTTACCGATGCCAACAATGTCTGGAGCAACGTCAATCCACAAGAGGATGAGGTCGCAACCGATGCCCACTGGGGTGCCGAAAAGACCTACGATTTCTTCTGGACGAGCTTCAACCGCAACTCGATCAATGGGCAGGGATTCATGCTCAAATCCTACGTGCACTACGACAACAACTACAACAATGCATTCTGGGATGGACAACGCATGACTTATGGCGACGGAAACGGCACCACTTTCACGCCGCTCACCGCTATCGATGTTACCGGACATGAAATTACGCATGGACTCACAACCTTCACCGCAGACCTTGTCTATCAAAACGAATCCGGCGCGTTGAATGAATCCTTCAGTGACATTTTTGGCAATTGCATCGAGCATTATGCAAGGCCTAATGACTGGTCTTGGCGCATTGGGGAGGACATGACGCCGAATGGAAACGGCATTCGGTCCATGCAAACGCCAGGCACTTTTGGTGACCCGGACACTTACAATGGTACCAATTGGTACTCGGGTACCGGTGACAATGGCGGCGTTCACACCAATTCAGGTGTGCAAAACAAGTGGTTTTATATCCTGACCATTGGCGAAACGGGAACGAATGACATTGGCAGTGCCTATAACGTCACCGGCCAAGGCTGGACCAAGTCAGCGGCCATTGCCTTCAGAAACCTCACCGTGTACCTCGGCTCCGCTTCAGAATATTTGGATGCACGTTTCTACGCCATCCGTTCGGCCATTGACCTTTATGGTGCCTGCACGCCGGAGGTCATCGCCACGACCAATGCTTGGTACGCCGTCGGTGTCGGCCCTGCATTCACCAATACCGTTTTGGCCAACTTCACTGCCTCACCGACAACCCTTTGTTCGGCACCGTCTACCGTTGCTTTTTCCAACAGCAGCGTCAATGCGGGCTCATTTACTTGGAACTTCGGAGATGGCGGCACGAGTACCTTGTCTGCACCGACACACACTTACAACACCTTGGGCACGTTTAACGTCTCCCTGATCGCCAACGCTGGAACTTGCGGCATCGATACCTTGCTGCGCACGGCCTATATCGTTCTCGATACCAACCTCGGATGCAACATCATCTTGAGTCCAACCAACACCAACAGCACGCAAACTGCATGTTCAGGGACACTTTTTGACTCCGGAGGTCCGACTGCCAACTACGGCGCAAACACCAACAGTATCATCACGATTGCCCCGGCAGGTGCCTCCCAAGTCAATTTGAGCTTCGCCTCTTTTGCCATGGAAGCTAATTACGATTATCTCTATGTCTATGATGGCCCGACAATCGGGAGCCCGCTGATTGGGACTTACACCGGCACCAACATTCCGGGAAATATCAGTTCGACGGGCGGTGCCATCACTTTGCGGCAATCGACCGATCCCTTGGTAGATGATACAGGTTTTGAAATTCAATGGAGCTGCGTATTGCCCAATGCCGCTCCTGCAGCCAATTTCAGCGCCGACAATTTGACAAGTTGCAATGGCGTCGTCAACTTCCGCGACCTCTCCACCAACGGCCCCAATGCATGGCTTTGGAACTTCGGAGATGGATTCACCTCAAATTTGCAGCATCCTTCGCATACCTATCAGGCAAATGGGACCTATACCGTGACACTTACAGCGACCAACAACATTGGCGCAAATACGATTACACGTACAGCCTACATCACCGTCAACCGTCCGGCAGGTCCCGTTTCGAGTGGGGCTTCGCGTTGCGGACCCGGTACCGTGACCCTCTCTGCAACCGGAAGTGGAACGCTCAAGTGGTATGACCAAGCCTCTGGCGGAACGGTTTTGGGCACTGGAACGACGTTTACAACGCCTTCGCTCACCAATTCTCTTGTGTTTTATGTGGAGGCCGAAACCCAAGCACCAGTGCAAGCAGTCGGTCCTTTGACCCCTGCCGCCGTCGGTGCCGGAGGGTATCACAACAACACCTCGATCCAATACCTTGCCTTTACCGTCAGCTCAAACATGACGCTGGTAAGCTTTTACGTGGATCCGGGCGCAGCGGGGAACCGCACGATCTCGCTTTGGGACGGTGCAGGAACCTTGCTTCGGGACACGGTGATCAACATCGGGGCCAATCCTAGCCGCATCACCCTCAACTGGACGATGGCACCTGGTCAATACCGCATCGGCGGCACTGAAATGGACCTTTATCGGAATAATGCCGGGGCGAATTTCCCTTACAGCATTGCGAATTTTGTCTCGATCACGGGTTCCTCCGCGGGTGCAGCCTTTTATTATTACTTCTATGATTGGGATGTACAAGGTTTGCCTTGCTTGAGCGAACGTACGCCTGTGCCTGTGACCATCGAGCAGGAGCCGGTGGCCAATTTTAGCGTTGCTACGAATCTCTTTACCAGCACCTTCACAGATCTTTCCACCGGAAATCCTACCGCTTGGGCTTGGACCTTTGGGGATGGAGGAACATCGGTGTTGCAAAATCCAACGCATACTTATGCTGCCAACGGCACCTACAACGTGACGTTGGTTGCAAGCAATGGCACCAACTGCGACGGTACGACGACGGATACGGTCAACATCGCCGTGGTCGGAATCGATGCCGGATGGGATGCATTGTGGAATGGATTGTCCGTTTCTCCGAATCCATTTGGCAATGACTTCCGGGTCCAAATGAATCTGCCGATAGGCGGACAACTGAACATTGGCTTGTTTGACTTGCAAGGAAAGGCCTTGACGGATTTGTATTCGGGCGAGGTCAATGCCGGCCAATTCAAGCTCGACATCAACGAACTGCAGCATAAGATTGCCGCAGGTACATACTTGGTGCGCTTCGAATTTGGCGATGCCGTCAGATGCTTGCGCGTCGTCAAGATGAATTGA
- a CDS encoding T9SS type A sorting domain-containing protein — translation MLARRQDELIKISGGRRCLPPIPIPIPASMKAITFGWFLLLCCFFGSLNAQTTLFSEDFESGGNVFTLNTTDLGGTNTPNFWVINNAYTGGAGSLVCLGFPFTYTIANTPTQTFHGNTTSNYLHTMSIYGQADNIFCSSFAAADGLCIFNSTNICKTNSAINTVGYNNVSLKFWWNCAGGTSIYGEVYYSVNGGSTWNLITTPISQYKNQTNWVQQTISLPAFSGVADLRFAFRFVNTQSNSALDPGFSIDDILVEGTSISSQTVTTGTVSSLSVCAGQTVQVPYSISGVFTVGNVFTAQLSDASGSFAIPTPIGSVTSTAAGTISAVIPPGTPAGTGYRIRVVASAPATVGSTNVSNITVNALPLAGTAFVTGNTTVCQGSTVQITLQGFSGNLEWQSSPNGTTWTGTGQTSNPLLSTLSAVTYFRAAVSNACDTVYSQPVVISVVSSNTNFAQGILSRDSLCSGDTTTVQMIYWGSSITWYTSSNGGTTWNLSANTHPDTYHTPPLSGANQNMVRAIVDNGPCGFDTIDVSIAVENIVAAFTESHIGLVYAFTDASTNAVSWAWDFGDGNTSTTQNPLHSYAIGGTYTVSLTVTGPSGCTATTTQTVSVPVGLEDANPMGITILPNPFGTEFWLEMQLETSGIVEIALLDLAGKTVAAYQETANAGKLKLHSAAFAPDLSSGTYLLKVQANATTQCLRIVKF, via the coding sequence ATGCTTGCGCGTCGTCAAGATGAATTGATCAAAATAAGCGGCGGCAGGAGGTGCCTGCCGCCTATTCCAATCCCAATTCCTGCTTCGATGAAGGCGATTACATTCGGATGGTTTTTGCTCTTGTGCTGCTTCTTTGGGAGTCTGAATGCCCAAACAACATTGTTTTCCGAGGATTTTGAGTCTGGAGGCAACGTTTTTACCCTCAATACCACAGATTTGGGCGGTACCAATACTCCCAATTTCTGGGTGATCAACAATGCCTACACAGGTGGAGCGGGATCGTTGGTCTGTCTGGGTTTCCCATTTACCTACACGATTGCCAATACCCCGACGCAGACTTTTCACGGCAATACCACGAGCAATTATCTGCATACCATGAGCATTTATGGTCAGGCAGACAATATCTTTTGCAGTTCGTTTGCAGCAGCGGATGGGCTTTGCATCTTCAATTCGACCAATATTTGCAAGACTAACTCGGCGATCAATACCGTTGGCTACAACAATGTTTCCCTCAAATTTTGGTGGAATTGCGCGGGTGGAACGAGCATTTATGGTGAGGTTTATTACAGTGTCAATGGCGGATCGACTTGGAACTTGATCACGACGCCGATTTCGCAGTACAAAAACCAAACGAATTGGGTACAACAAACGATTTCCTTGCCGGCCTTCAGTGGTGTCGCAGATTTGCGTTTTGCCTTCCGCTTTGTGAACACGCAGAGCAATTCGGCATTGGATCCAGGTTTTTCGATTGATGATATTTTGGTCGAAGGCACTTCCATTTCCAGCCAAACGGTTACAACGGGCACGGTTTCCAGCCTGAGTGTTTGTGCCGGCCAAACCGTGCAAGTACCTTATTCGATTTCTGGGGTATTTACTGTGGGGAATGTCTTCACGGCACAACTGAGCGATGCAAGCGGAAGTTTTGCCATTCCGACACCAATTGGATCGGTGACGAGCACAGCCGCCGGCACGATTTCCGCCGTGATTCCGCCGGGTACGCCCGCGGGTACGGGCTACCGCATCCGTGTCGTTGCGTCTGCGCCCGCGACCGTGGGGTCCACCAATGTTTCCAATATCACGGTGAATGCCCTTCCGCTTGCTGGAACAGCCTTTGTCACGGGCAATACGACGGTCTGCCAAGGCAGCACCGTCCAAATTACCCTCCAAGGATTTTCGGGAAACCTCGAATGGCAATCTTCCCCCAATGGCACCACTTGGACAGGGACAGGGCAGACGAGCAACCCTTTGCTTTCTACGTTGAGCGCCGTCACTTATTTCCGTGCAGCAGTTTCCAACGCCTGTGATACCGTTTATTCGCAGCCGGTGGTGATCTCAGTTGTATCCAGCAATACCAACTTTGCACAAGGTATTTTGAGTCGGGATTCGCTTTGTTCAGGCGATACGACCACCGTGCAAATGATCTACTGGGGCAGCAGCATCACTTGGTACACGTCTTCGAATGGCGGCACAACCTGGAATTTGAGTGCCAATACCCATCCCGATACCTATCATACGCCTCCGTTGAGCGGCGCCAATCAAAACATGGTCCGCGCCATCGTCGACAACGGCCCCTGCGGATTTGACACCATCGATGTCTCAATTGCCGTGGAAAACATCGTCGCCGCCTTCACCGAATCCCATATCGGACTCGTTTATGCCTTCACGGATGCAAGTACCAATGCCGTTTCCTGGGCTTGGGATTTTGGCGATGGCAATACAAGCACGACCCAAAATCCACTGCATTCCTATGCAATCGGTGGCACCTACACGGTTTCTCTGACCGTGACCGGACCATCAGGCTGCACCGCCACCACAACGCAAACGGTGAGCGTCCCGGTTGGTTTAGAGGATGCGAATCCAATGGGAATCACCATTTTGCCCAATCCATTCGGAACTGAATTTTGGTTGGAAATGCAACTGGAAACCTCCGGAATCGTTGAAATCGCCCTGCTCGATTTGGCTGGGAAAACAGTGGCGGCATATCAAGAGACAGCAAATGCCGGAAAGTTGAAATTGCATTCCGCAGCATTTGCCCCTGATCTTTCAAGTGGAACGTATCTCTTAAAAGTTCAGGCGAATGCAACGACGCAGTGCTTGCGGATCGTCAAATTCTAA
- a CDS encoding efflux RND transporter permease subunit, translating to MNIASFSVKNSQLMLVLFVMAIALGINTLFTMPRAEDPEMAAPMFPIVAVYPGTSPQDMEQLVVKPIEEVVQELENIKKVTSNIGDGVAMILVEYKYESDVESKYSELVREVNAIRDQLPEGLLSLEVRKVTPTDVNIIQTALISENASYASLKREAERLKSKLEKVRSLKNIKYFGVPEEIVKVDLKLDRLAQMHIPLNLVLGTLQSESANIPGGSLRAGTKTFNVKTSGNYTSLEEIQNTVVWSANGKIIYLKDVADVHQGFEENRHIARLNGHRCVFVTAAQKPKENISNTQAAYLPILDEFKKDLPPNIDFVAHFDQAENVANRLSGLGIDFLIAILLVLITLLPLGGRAATVVMISIPLSLAIGLVLLDLMGFTLNQLSIVGMVVALGLLVDDSIVVVENIERWLLEGHSRREAAIEATKQITLAVVGCTATLIIAFMPLVFLPEGSGDFIRGLPMAVISSVLASMVVSLTIIPFLGSVILRKHHNPQGNFFMRVLKRAIQGSYSKLLESALHRPVITLIVAAVVFGGALSLFPVIGFSLFPSSEKPQFLVNVTTPLQSHLGETDKVTKEVEKVLSANPKIQYWATNVGHGNPRIYYNVIPQNERPDFSEIFVQLDPHTQQVEKRKVIEALRDTFNTFPGAKIEVKDFEQGPPIEAPIAVRLFGDNLDTLRSLSAKVETMLQGIPGSLYVSNPLKSAKSDLRVKIHKDKARMYGIQTAEIDKTVRLAIAGLEMGSYTDDGGEEYNIVVSAPKNGSAGLDIFDQLYVNSMSGAAIPLKQVADLTLEASPNAINHLNKVRFVTVTSYVQKGFLVNDLIIATESKMKEMHLPEGYRYQMAGEVESREESFGGFGSVILVTVFLFIGVLILLFKTFKSTLIVLSVIPLGVIGAVVALWLTGNTLSFVAVIGLIALAGIEVKNSILLVDFTNQLRAQGKGLEEAIREAGEIRFLPIVLTSLTAIGGLVPIALTTNPLISPLAIVLIGGLISSTVLSRIVTPVVYKLIPPKVDLTTAE from the coding sequence ATGAACATTGCATCATTTTCAGTGAAAAACAGTCAGCTGATGCTTGTGCTGTTTGTGATGGCCATTGCCTTGGGGATCAACACCCTCTTTACAATGCCCCGCGCCGAGGACCCCGAAATGGCAGCGCCGATGTTTCCGATCGTCGCCGTCTACCCGGGCACGAGTCCGCAGGACATGGAACAACTCGTGGTCAAGCCGATCGAGGAAGTTGTGCAGGAACTCGAAAACATCAAAAAGGTCACCTCCAACATTGGGGACGGCGTCGCGATGATTTTGGTCGAATACAAATACGAAAGTGACGTTGAGAGCAAATACTCTGAATTGGTGCGCGAGGTGAATGCCATCCGTGATCAGTTGCCCGAAGGATTGCTCAGTCTGGAAGTCCGGAAAGTCACGCCGACGGATGTCAACATCATCCAAACGGCTTTGATCTCGGAAAATGCTTCGTATGCCAGCCTCAAAAGGGAAGCGGAGCGGCTGAAGTCCAAGCTTGAGAAGGTGCGTTCGCTCAAAAACATCAAGTACTTCGGTGTTCCGGAGGAAATCGTCAAGGTCGATTTGAAGCTGGATCGTCTTGCGCAGATGCACATTCCCCTAAACCTCGTTTTGGGAACACTTCAGAGCGAATCGGCCAATATCCCCGGCGGATCGCTGCGGGCAGGAACGAAGACGTTCAATGTCAAGACATCCGGGAATTACACCTCCTTGGAGGAAATTCAGAATACCGTGGTCTGGAGTGCAAATGGCAAAATCATCTACCTGAAAGACGTAGCGGATGTGCACCAAGGCTTCGAGGAGAATCGCCACATCGCCCGGCTCAACGGACATCGATGCGTATTCGTCACGGCCGCACAGAAGCCCAAGGAAAATATCAGCAATACGCAGGCTGCCTACCTGCCAATTTTGGACGAATTCAAGAAAGACCTCCCTCCCAACATCGACTTTGTGGCGCATTTTGACCAAGCGGAGAATGTTGCCAACCGCTTGAGCGGCCTTGGAATTGACTTTCTGATCGCCATCCTGTTGGTGCTCATTACGTTGCTGCCGCTCGGAGGCCGTGCCGCGACGGTGGTCATGATTTCCATTCCGCTTTCATTGGCGATTGGCTTGGTGCTGCTGGATTTGATGGGCTTCACGCTCAATCAGTTGTCGATCGTCGGCATGGTCGTCGCATTGGGTTTGCTGGTAGACGACAGCATTGTGGTCGTGGAAAATATCGAACGGTGGTTGCTTGAAGGTCACTCCCGACGGGAGGCTGCAATTGAGGCGACCAAGCAGATTACGTTGGCCGTGGTGGGTTGCACAGCGACATTGATCATTGCTTTCATGCCGTTGGTATTTCTTCCCGAGGGTTCGGGCGATTTCATCCGCGGATTACCGATGGCTGTGATTTCCTCTGTTTTGGCTTCGATGGTGGTTTCGCTGACCATCATTCCCTTCCTCGGCAGTGTGATTTTGCGCAAGCACCACAACCCGCAAGGCAACTTCTTCATGCGCGTCTTGAAACGTGCGATCCAGGGATCCTATTCGAAGTTGTTGGAAAGTGCATTGCATCGCCCCGTCATCACCTTGATCGTCGCGGCGGTGGTTTTCGGTGGTGCATTGTCCCTGTTTCCCGTAATCGGATTCTCCTTGTTTCCTTCTTCCGAAAAGCCACAATTTTTGGTCAATGTCACCACGCCGCTTCAAAGCCACCTCGGGGAAACTGACAAGGTGACCAAAGAGGTGGAAAAGGTGCTTTCGGCGAATCCCAAGATTCAATATTGGGCGACAAACGTCGGTCATGGCAATCCGCGCATCTATTACAATGTGATTCCGCAGAATGAACGCCCGGATTTCTCTGAAATTTTCGTCCAACTCGATCCACATACGCAGCAAGTGGAAAAACGGAAGGTCATCGAAGCCCTTCGCGACACCTTCAACACGTTCCCCGGGGCCAAAATCGAGGTCAAAGACTTTGAACAAGGCCCTCCGATTGAAGCACCGATCGCGGTGCGGTTATTCGGAGACAACCTCGATACCTTGCGCAGCCTATCTGCAAAAGTGGAGACCATGTTGCAAGGGATTCCGGGGAGCCTCTACGTGAGCAATCCGTTGAAATCGGCAAAAAGCGATCTGCGCGTCAAAATTCACAAAGACAAAGCGCGCATGTATGGAATCCAAACCGCAGAAATCGACAAAACGGTTCGACTTGCGATAGCTGGACTGGAAATGGGCAGTTATACCGACGATGGCGGCGAGGAATACAATATCGTGGTCAGCGCTCCAAAAAACGGATCGGCGGGCCTCGACATCTTTGACCAACTCTACGTGAACAGCATGTCTGGCGCAGCGATTCCGCTGAAGCAAGTCGCCGACCTCACGCTCGAGGCGAGTCCGAATGCGATCAACCACCTCAACAAGGTGCGGTTTGTGACCGTGACCTCCTATGTCCAAAAGGGCTTTCTAGTGAATGATCTGATCATCGCCACGGAATCCAAAATGAAGGAAATGCACCTTCCCGAAGGCTACCGCTACCAAATGGCCGGCGAAGTCGAAAGCCGCGAAGAGAGCTTTGGCGGATTCGGCAGCGTCATTCTTGTAACGGTATTTCTCTTCATTGGCGTGCTCATTTTGCTTTTCAAAACCTTCAAAAGTACGCTGATCGTGCTGAGTGTCATCCCATTGGGTGTCATCGGTGCCGTAGTGGCACTTTGGCTCACTGGCAATACACTCAGCTTCGTGGCCGTCATCGGATTGATCGCATTGGCAGGAATCGAGGTCAAAAATTCGATTTTGTTGGTGGACTTCACGAATCAGTTGCGGGCGCAGGGCAAAGGTTTGGAAGAAGCCATTCGCGAGGCTGGCGAGATCCGATTCTTGCCGATCGTGCTCACAAGTTTGACAGCCATCGGCGGATTGGTTCCGATTGCGTTGACCACCAACCCCTTGATTTCCCCGTTGGCGATCGTGTTGATCGGCGGATTGATCTCAAGCACCGTGCTTTCGCGGATTGTGACGCCAGTTGTGTACAAGTTGATTCCACCCAAAGTGGACCTGACCACCGCCGAATAG
- a CDS encoding efflux RND transporter periplasmic adaptor subunit, with protein sequence MNIRPPFLGMSKLSALTLALTLTLLLASCGKKESAAAKTPGIEPIPVKLEKIAQLSSQRPITVGGLLGTENEARLSFKTGGIIQRIHVKVGDAVRRGQLLASLDLTEITAGVNQAQLGFEKAQRDYDRAKALHRDSVATLEMLQNAQTGLDFARQTLESVKFNQTHSAIHATADGFVLAKLMNEGELAGPGMPILALSTTSGQSHWVLRAGLSDKEWSLIQPGDSASITLDAYPDRKFNGTVTRKSQGADPYSGAFQVEVTVDLQEVKPAAGLFGQATILPRTQGKYWMLPYESVLEADGNEAFVFVTNDRKTATKVPVKVAYLAQNLVAIAGGLEGYPEVITTGSAYLTDKSPISIAQ encoded by the coding sequence ATGAATATCCGTCCACCATTCTTGGGCATGTCCAAGCTCTCCGCTCTCACACTCGCTCTCACACTCACACTCCTCCTAGCATCCTGCGGGAAAAAGGAGTCCGCAGCAGCGAAAACGCCGGGAATTGAACCGATTCCGGTCAAACTCGAGAAAATCGCGCAACTCAGTTCGCAGCGCCCGATCACCGTTGGCGGCCTCCTCGGCACCGAAAACGAGGCGCGGTTGTCCTTCAAAACCGGCGGAATCATCCAACGCATCCACGTGAAAGTGGGCGATGCCGTTCGCCGTGGGCAATTGTTGGCCTCGCTCGACCTCACGGAAATCACGGCAGGCGTGAACCAAGCGCAATTGGGCTTTGAGAAAGCACAGCGCGACTATGATCGTGCCAAGGCCTTGCACCGCGACTCGGTTGCTACTTTGGAAATGCTCCAAAACGCCCAAACAGGGCTTGATTTCGCCCGCCAAACGCTGGAATCGGTGAAATTCAACCAAACGCATTCGGCCATTCATGCCACTGCCGACGGATTTGTTTTGGCCAAATTGATGAACGAAGGCGAACTCGCAGGCCCCGGAATGCCGATTCTTGCCCTTTCGACGACCTCAGGCCAAAGCCATTGGGTTTTGCGCGCCGGATTGTCTGACAAGGAATGGAGCCTGATTCAGCCCGGCGACAGCGCATCGATTACGCTCGACGCCTACCCCGACCGGAAATTCAACGGAACGGTCACCCGCAAATCACAAGGCGCAGATCCCTATTCCGGTGCATTTCAGGTGGAAGTCACGGTGGATCTACAGGAGGTCAAACCCGCAGCTGGTCTATTTGGTCAAGCAACAATTCTCCCGCGTACGCAAGGAAAATACTGGATGCTCCCCTACGAATCCGTTTTGGAAGCCGATGGCAATGAGGCATTTGTATTCGTGACAAACGATCGCAAGACGGCAACCAAGGTCCCCGTCAAAGTGGCCTACCTTGCTCAAAACCTCGTCGCCATTGCGGGTGGATTGGAAGGATATCCCGAGGTGATTACTACCGGATCCGCCTATTTGACCGACAAGTCGCCCATTTCCATCGCCCAATAA